One Sphingomonas endolithica DNA segment encodes these proteins:
- the aroQ gene encoding type II 3-dehydroquinate dehydratase, which translates to MSDTIYVLNGPNLNLLGLREPDIYSDDTLDDIAGMLEDRARELDLRIDMRQSNHEGHLVDWLHEAQAEGARAVILNAGAYTHTSVAILDAMKAITTPVIEVHLSNPHARESFRHRSLVSKAARGTIAGFGALSYVLALEAAARL; encoded by the coding sequence TTGTCCGACACCATCTACGTCCTTAACGGCCCGAACCTCAACCTGCTGGGCCTGCGCGAGCCCGACATCTACAGCGACGATACGCTCGACGACATTGCCGGCATGCTGGAGGATCGTGCGCGCGAACTGGATCTCAGGATCGACATGCGCCAATCGAATCACGAGGGCCATCTGGTCGATTGGCTGCATGAGGCGCAGGCAGAGGGCGCACGGGCGGTGATCCTGAATGCAGGCGCCTATACGCACACGTCGGTCGCGATTCTCGATGCGATGAAGGCGATCACCACGCCGGTGATCGAGGTGCACCTATCCAACCCGCATGCACGCGAAAGCTTCCGCCACCGCAGCCTGGTCAGCAAGGCTGCGCGCGGAACCATCGCCGGCTTCGGCGCGCTTTCCTACGTGCTTGCGCTTGAAGCGGCTGCGCGTCTCTGA
- the accB gene encoding acetyl-CoA carboxylase biotin carboxyl carrier protein, producing MTDTNETDAMRIDVDLVRQLAQLLDDTSLTEIEVEDGGRKIRIARKAPAAAPVAAPVHYAPAPTPLAGTSTPVANDPVPAAIPTDAVKSPMVGTAYLSSDPTAKPFVSIGDKVAAGDTLLIVEAMKVMNPILAPSAGTVTAILVQDKQPVEFDQPLVVVA from the coding sequence ATGACCGATACCAATGAAACCGATGCGATGCGGATCGATGTCGATCTCGTCCGTCAACTCGCGCAACTGCTCGACGATACCAGCCTGACCGAGATCGAGGTCGAGGATGGCGGGCGCAAGATCCGCATCGCGCGCAAGGCGCCCGCTGCGGCACCGGTCGCTGCGCCGGTCCACTACGCGCCTGCGCCGACGCCGCTCGCGGGCACCAGCACGCCCGTCGCCAACGATCCCGTTCCGGCAGCGATCCCGACCGACGCCGTCAAGTCGCCGATGGTGGGCACCGCCTATCTCTCGTCCGACCCGACTGCCAAGCCGTTCGTCTCGATCGGCGACAAGGTCGCTGCCGGCGACACCTTGCTGATCGTGGAAGCCATGAAGGTGATGAACCCGATCCTCGCGCCCAGCGCCGGCACCGTCACCGCGATCCTCGTGCAGGACAAGCAGCCGGTCGAGTTCGACCAGCCGCTCGTGGTGGTCGCGTAA
- the accC gene encoding acetyl-CoA carboxylase biotin carboxylase subunit: MPKIKKLLIANRGEIALRIHRACHEMGIETVAVHSTADADAMHVRLADQAICIGPPAAAESYLNIANIISAAEISGADAIHPGYGFLSENAKFAEIVEAHGIIFVGPKPEHIVTMGDKVEAKRTAGRLGLPLVPGSDGAISDITEAKEIAARIGYPVIIKAASGGGGRGMKVCTSEDQLETLMSQAGSEAKAAFGDATVYMEKYLGNPRHIEFQVFGDGNGNAIHLGERDCSLQRRHQKVLEEAPSPVLGEEDRNRMGAICSKAMADMAYRGAGTIEFLWEDGEFYFIEMNTRLQVEHPVTEMITGLDLVREQIQIAEGRPLTLRQQDVVFRGHAIECRINAEDPRTFAPSPGLVTMFHAPGGMHVRVDSGLYTGYRVPPYYDSMIAKLIVYGTTRNGALRRLRRALEEFVIEGPTTTIPLHQALLDDPDFQAGDYTIKWLEDWLAKQG, encoded by the coding sequence ATGCCCAAGATCAAGAAACTGCTGATCGCCAATCGCGGAGAGATTGCGCTCCGCATTCACCGCGCGTGCCACGAAATGGGCATCGAGACGGTCGCGGTGCACAGCACGGCGGATGCCGATGCGATGCACGTGCGGCTGGCCGACCAGGCGATCTGCATCGGCCCGCCGGCGGCGGCGGAAAGCTATCTCAACATCGCCAACATCATTTCGGCGGCGGAAATCAGTGGCGCCGATGCGATCCACCCGGGCTATGGCTTCCTGAGCGAAAACGCCAAGTTCGCCGAGATCGTCGAGGCCCACGGCATCATCTTCGTCGGCCCCAAGCCCGAACATATCGTCACGATGGGCGACAAGGTCGAGGCCAAGCGCACCGCCGGCCGGCTCGGCCTGCCGCTCGTCCCGGGCTCGGACGGTGCGATCAGCGACATTACCGAAGCCAAGGAAATCGCCGCGCGTATCGGCTATCCGGTGATCATCAAGGCGGCGTCGGGCGGCGGCGGTCGCGGCATGAAGGTCTGCACGTCCGAGGACCAGCTCGAGACTTTGATGAGCCAGGCCGGCAGCGAGGCCAAGGCCGCGTTCGGCGATGCCACCGTGTACATGGAAAAGTATCTCGGCAACCCGCGGCACATCGAATTTCAGGTGTTCGGCGACGGGAACGGCAATGCGATCCATCTCGGCGAGCGCGATTGCAGCCTGCAGCGTCGCCACCAGAAAGTGCTCGAGGAAGCCCCCTCCCCCGTGCTCGGCGAGGAAGACCGCAACCGCATGGGCGCGATCTGCAGCAAGGCGATGGCCGACATGGCCTATCGCGGTGCGGGCACGATCGAATTCCTGTGGGAAGACGGCGAATTCTACTTCATCGAGATGAACACGCGGCTGCAGGTCGAGCATCCCGTCACCGAGATGATTACCGGACTCGATTTGGTGCGCGAGCAGATCCAGATCGCCGAAGGGCGCCCGCTGACGCTGCGCCAGCAGGACGTGGTGTTCCGTGGCCACGCGATCGAGTGCCGCATCAATGCAGAAGACCCACGCACCTTCGCCCCCTCGCCCGGATTGGTGACGATGTTCCATGCGCCGGGCGGCATGCACGTCCGCGTCGATAGCGGCCTCTACACCGGGTACCGCGTGCCGCCTTACTATGATTCGATGATCGCCAAGCTGATCGTCTACGGCACCACTCGCAACGGCGCGCTGCGGCGGCTGCGGCGCGCGCTCGAAGAGTTCGTCATCGAAGGACCGACGACGACGATCCCGTTGCACCAGGCGCTGCTCGACGATCCCGACTTCCAGGCCGGCGATTACACGATCAAGTGGCTTGAGGATTGGTTGGCCAAGCAGGGGTGA
- the purL gene encoding phosphoribosylformylglycinamidine synthase subunit PurL: MTAITPQIVAEHGLSPEEYDRVLAALGREPNITELGIFSVMWSEHCSYKSSRIHLKKLPTEGPQVICGPGENAGVVDIGDGQAAIFKMESHNHPSYIEPYQGAATGVGGILRDVFTMGARPVANLNALRFGSPDHPKMRHLIAGVVHGIGGYGNCVGVPTVGGEVNFHPAYDGNILVNAMTVGVAEQEKIFYSAASGIGNSIVYVGSKTGRDGIHGATMASADFGEDSDEKRPTVQVGDPFTEKLLIEACLELMASDAIVAIQDMGAAGLTSSSVEMASKGGVGIELVMDDVPQRETGMTPYEMMLSESQERMLMVLKPGREDFAEAIFRKWELDFAVIGHVTDTGRMVLTWKGDVVADIPLGPLADDAPLYDRPHLPTPKPADLVDVPESSDPAADLVTLMGSPDIASRRWIWEQYDHMVGGDTVQRPGGDAAVVRVHGTPKGLAMTTDCTPRYCFADPVEGGRQAIAEAWRNLTAVGATPLAVTNCLNFANPQRPEIMGQIVGCLEGMSEACIALDFPIVSGNVSLYNESKATGGGSAILPTPAIGGLGLLADWSKSCTIAFKGAGDTVLAIGERGGDLGQSLWLRELHGREEGPPPPVDLTAERRTGDFVRAQILNGAITACHDVSDGGLAVTLAEMALASNLGVLVNEPQPFGIAGSLFGEDQGVYVVTVCDTCLADFMVAANAADVPADPIGRVIKDRIIFELDEGDWTVAVADLRMVHEGFFPNLMGAEDVLA; the protein is encoded by the coding sequence ATGACCGCCATCACCCCGCAGATCGTCGCCGAACACGGCTTGTCCCCGGAAGAATATGATCGCGTGCTCGCGGCACTGGGGCGCGAGCCGAACATCACCGAACTCGGCATCTTCTCGGTCATGTGGTCGGAGCATTGCAGCTACAAAAGCTCGCGCATCCACCTGAAGAAGCTGCCGACCGAAGGCCCGCAAGTGATCTGTGGCCCTGGCGAAAATGCCGGCGTGGTCGATATCGGCGACGGCCAGGCGGCGATCTTCAAGATGGAGAGCCACAACCACCCGTCGTACATCGAGCCCTATCAGGGCGCGGCGACGGGGGTCGGCGGCATCCTGCGCGACGTGTTCACGATGGGCGCACGGCCGGTTGCCAATCTCAACGCGCTGCGCTTCGGATCGCCCGACCACCCCAAGATGCGGCACCTGATCGCGGGCGTCGTCCACGGCATCGGCGGCTACGGCAATTGCGTCGGCGTGCCGACGGTCGGTGGCGAGGTGAATTTCCACCCGGCCTATGACGGCAACATCCTGGTCAATGCGATGACCGTCGGCGTCGCCGAGCAGGAAAAGATATTCTATTCAGCCGCCAGCGGTATCGGCAATTCGATCGTCTATGTCGGTAGCAAGACCGGGCGCGACGGCATCCACGGCGCAACGATGGCCTCGGCGGATTTCGGCGAGGATTCGGACGAGAAGCGCCCGACCGTGCAGGTCGGCGATCCGTTTACCGAGAAACTGCTAATCGAGGCGTGTCTCGAACTGATGGCCTCCGATGCGATCGTCGCGATCCAGGACATGGGCGCGGCCGGCCTGACCTCGTCGAGCGTCGAGATGGCCAGCAAGGGCGGGGTCGGCATCGAGCTGGTGATGGACGACGTGCCACAGCGTGAGACGGGCATGACCCCGTACGAGATGATGCTCAGCGAAAGCCAGGAGCGCATGCTCATGGTGCTGAAGCCCGGCCGCGAGGATTTCGCCGAAGCCATCTTCCGCAAGTGGGAACTGGACTTCGCGGTGATCGGTCATGTTACCGATACGGGCCGCATGGTGCTGACGTGGAAAGGCGACGTCGTCGCCGACATTCCGCTCGGGCCGCTCGCCGATGACGCGCCGCTGTACGACCGTCCGCACCTCCCCACCCCCAAGCCCGCGGATCTGGTCGACGTGCCGGAAAGCAGTGATCCGGCGGCCGATCTCGTCACGTTGATGGGCTCGCCCGATATCGCCAGCCGCCGCTGGATCTGGGAGCAATATGATCACATGGTCGGCGGCGACACGGTGCAGCGTCCAGGCGGCGATGCCGCGGTGGTCCGTGTCCACGGCACGCCCAAGGGTCTGGCGATGACCACGGACTGCACGCCGCGTTACTGCTTCGCCGATCCGGTCGAAGGCGGGCGTCAAGCGATCGCCGAGGCATGGCGCAACCTCACGGCAGTCGGCGCGACGCCGCTTGCCGTGACCAACTGCCTCAACTTCGCCAATCCGCAGCGGCCCGAGATCATGGGCCAGATCGTCGGCTGCCTGGAGGGCATGAGCGAAGCTTGCATCGCGCTCGACTTCCCGATCGTGTCGGGCAACGTCAGCCTGTACAATGAAAGCAAGGCAACCGGCGGCGGCTCGGCGATCCTGCCGACGCCGGCGATCGGCGGGCTCGGGCTGCTCGCCGATTGGTCGAAGAGCTGCACGATCGCGTTCAAGGGCGCCGGCGATACCGTGCTGGCGATCGGCGAGCGCGGCGGCGATCTCGGCCAGTCGCTGTGGCTGCGCGAATTGCACGGCCGTGAGGAAGGCCCACCACCGCCGGTCGATCTCACCGCCGAACGCCGCACCGGTGACTTCGTCCGCGCGCAGATCCTGAACGGCGCGATCACCGCCTGCCACGACGTGTCCGATGGCGGGCTCGCCGTCACGCTCGCCGAAATGGCACTGGCGTCGAACCTGGGCGTGTTGGTCAACGAACCGCAACCGTTCGGCATTGCCGGCAGCCTGTTCGGCGAAGATCAGGGCGTCTATGTCGTCACGGTCTGCGATACGTGCCTGGCCGACTTCATGGTCGCCGCCAATGCCGCCGATGTGCCTGCCGACCCGATCGGCCGCGTGATCAAGGACCGCATCATCTTCGAGCTGGACGAAGGCGACTGGACCGTGGCCGTCGCCGATCTGCGTATGGTGCATGAGGGCTTCTTCCCCAACCTAATGGGGGCTGAAGACGTGCTGGCCTGA
- a CDS encoding (2Fe-2S)-binding protein: MVVCVCNAIRENQVREAARGGATSACQAYRALGRQPKCGQCVPFARSIIDSERAAA, encoded by the coding sequence ATGGTCGTCTGCGTCTGCAATGCAATTCGGGAAAACCAGGTCCGCGAAGCGGCACGCGGTGGTGCCACCAGTGCTTGCCAGGCATATCGCGCGCTCGGCCGGCAGCCCAAATGCGGTCAGTGCGTGCCGTTCGCGCGATCCATTATCGACTCCGAGCGTGCTGCTGCGTAG
- the bfr gene encoding bacterioferritin, with amino-acid sequence MRGDPKVIDYLNEVLKNELTAINQYWLHYRLYDHWGVRKLAEFERHESIDEMKHADWVAERILFLDGLPNFQLLGRLRIGETVEEVLKADLALEMEALPPLRDAIEHCEKVRDYVSRDLFRRILDSEEEHVDTLERQFEMIQRMGIENYVHLQSKPATEEG; translated from the coding sequence ATGCGTGGCGACCCCAAGGTCATCGACTATCTGAACGAGGTGCTCAAGAACGAGCTGACCGCGATCAACCAATATTGGCTGCATTACCGGCTGTATGACCATTGGGGCGTGCGCAAGCTCGCCGAATTCGAGCGGCATGAATCGATCGACGAAATGAAGCATGCCGACTGGGTCGCCGAGCGGATCCTGTTCCTCGATGGCCTGCCCAATTTCCAGCTACTCGGCCGCCTGCGCATCGGCGAGACGGTGGAGGAAGTGCTGAAGGCCGATCTTGCACTGGAGATGGAGGCACTGCCGCCGCTTCGCGATGCGATCGAGCATTGCGAGAAGGTGCGCGATTATGTCAGCCGCGACCTGTTCCGCCGTATCCTCGATAGCGAGGAAGAGCATGTCGACACGCTGGAGCGCCAGTTCGAGATGATCCAGCGCATGGGCATCGAGAATTACGTCCACCTGCAGAGCAAGCCGGCGACCGAAGAAGGCTGA
- a CDS encoding ABC transporter permease, with protein sequence MFGTTLTLALRSILRHKLRSVLTALGIIIGVAAVVTMVTLGRATTAAVQSSISSLGSNILQIRPGQGFGRGGGGPRPPDFEQEDVDAIRRQIAGVSAVAPQAQATSTAIYEGANWSTTINGTTSAYFDVQPWPLADGRLFTRAEEQAGRAVCIIGNTVAQNLFRGGQAIGTRIRLGQVSCDVIGTLSARGQAGFGGDQDDVVIMPIKAVQRRFTGNRDIRLMLVGVDPAYSTTTVQASISDLLRERRNITGSKEDDFNIFDTKQISDTLTTTTTLLTSIVTSVAAISLIVGGIGIMNIMLVSVTERTREIGIRLAIGAVAREVLMQFLVEAVALSCLGGLIGLVIAQVAIVALVPLLKVQYLFVPEINVIAFGISAVIGVVFGYFPARRAAALNPIDALRHE encoded by the coding sequence ATGTTCGGCACCACGCTCACCCTCGCGCTGCGATCGATCCTGCGCCACAAGTTGCGTTCGGTATTGACGGCGCTCGGCATCATCATCGGCGTTGCGGCAGTGGTCACCATGGTCACGCTCGGCCGCGCGACCACGGCGGCGGTGCAGAGTTCGATCTCCAGCCTGGGCAGCAACATCCTGCAGATCCGTCCAGGCCAGGGGTTCGGCCGGGGCGGCGGCGGGCCGCGGCCGCCGGATTTCGAGCAGGAGGATGTCGATGCGATCCGGCGGCAGATCGCCGGCGTGTCGGCCGTCGCGCCGCAAGCGCAGGCGACCAGCACGGCGATCTACGAAGGCGCCAATTGGTCGACGACGATCAACGGCACCACCAGCGCCTATTTCGACGTGCAACCCTGGCCACTGGCTGATGGGCGGCTGTTCACGCGCGCCGAGGAGCAAGCGGGCCGGGCGGTGTGCATCATCGGCAATACCGTAGCGCAAAACCTCTTTCGTGGCGGCCAGGCGATCGGCACCCGTATCCGGCTCGGCCAAGTGTCGTGCGACGTGATCGGGACATTGTCCGCGCGGGGGCAGGCAGGCTTTGGCGGCGATCAGGACGACGTGGTGATCATGCCGATCAAGGCGGTGCAGCGCCGCTTCACCGGCAATCGCGACATTCGCCTGATGCTCGTCGGGGTCGATCCGGCCTATTCGACCACGACGGTACAGGCATCGATCAGCGATCTGCTGCGCGAGCGCCGCAACATCACCGGATCGAAGGAAGACGATTTCAACATCTTCGATACCAAACAGATTTCCGACACGCTGACGACGACCACGACATTGCTGACCAGCATCGTCACCTCGGTCGCGGCGATCAGCCTGATCGTCGGCGGGATCGGCATCATGAACATCATGCTTGTATCGGTGACCGAGCGCACGCGCGAGATCGGCATTCGCCTGGCGATCGGCGCGGTGGCGCGCGAGGTGCTGATGCAGTTCCTGGTGGAGGCGGTGGCTTTGTCGTGCTTGGGCGGGCTGATCGGGCTCGTCATCGCACAGGTCGCGATCGTCGCGCTCGTGCCGCTGCTGAAGGTGCAATATCTGTTCGTGCCGGAGATCAACGTGATTGCGTTCGGCATCTCGGCGGTGATTGGCGTGGTGTTCGGGTATTTTCCTGCGCGCCGTGCCGCGGCGCTCAATCCGATCGATGCGCTCAGGCATGAGTGA
- a CDS encoding ABC transporter ATP-binding protein yields MSEPLIRLRGVTKTYGQGGTAFQALKGVDLDIQAGDFIAVMGASGSGKSTTMNILGCLDVPTGGTFEFRGHHVENLDRDQRALLRRKYLGFVFQGFNLLARTSALENVELPLLYRGDAKQARREAAMAALDKVGLKDWWDHTPAELSGGQQQRVAIARAIVTSPQVLLADEPTGNLDSERSVEIMELLAGLNRENNITVLMVTHEPDMAAFARTVVHFKDGLVERIETQHAQGTEAQA; encoded by the coding sequence TTGTCCGAACCGCTCATCCGACTGCGCGGGGTCACCAAGACCTATGGTCAGGGCGGAACCGCGTTCCAGGCATTGAAGGGCGTCGATCTCGACATTCAGGCCGGCGACTTCATCGCCGTGATGGGGGCGAGCGGATCGGGCAAGTCGACGACGATGAACATCCTCGGTTGCCTCGACGTGCCGACCGGCGGGACGTTCGAGTTTCGCGGTCATCATGTCGAGAACCTGGATCGCGACCAGCGGGCCTTGCTGCGGCGCAAATATCTGGGCTTCGTGTTCCAGGGCTTCAACCTGCTGGCGAGGACCTCCGCGCTGGAGAATGTGGAGCTGCCCTTGCTCTATCGCGGCGATGCCAAGCAGGCACGGCGTGAGGCGGCAATGGCGGCGCTCGACAAGGTCGGTTTGAAGGATTGGTGGGATCATACGCCGGCAGAATTGTCGGGCGGACAGCAGCAGCGTGTCGCGATCGCGCGCGCCATCGTGACCTCTCCGCAAGTGCTGCTGGCGGACGAGCCGACGGGCAACCTCGATTCCGAACGTTCGGTGGAGATTATGGAATTGCTGGCAGGACTTAACCGCGAGAACAACATTACCGTGCTAATGGTGACGCACGAGCCGGACATGGCGGCGTTCGCGCGCACGGTGGTGCATTTCAAAGACGGGCTGGTCGAACGCATCGAGACGCAACACGCCCAAGGCACCGAGGCTCAGGCCTGA
- a CDS encoding efflux RND transporter periplasmic adaptor subunit: protein MAESNIDDFLGTKPVPAWRRYLKWVLVAIGVILLLLAGKSYFAGTKAVQYSTENVARGSFQVTVSATGKLAPTNQVEVGSELSGLVTKVVVDVNDRVTAGQPLALVDPSRFQDTVNQSKAALAANQAAVAQAQATLSQSNATLARFREVSRLSNGRVPAKTELDQAVAEQARSVANLRAAEANVQAARATLSSNATQLVKTVIRSPVNGVVLARQIEPGQTVAASFSTPTLFVIAEDLSAMKLEVAIDEADVGSVKQGQSASFTVDAFPGKTFPAQITRVDLGSNLSAQSSTAASTATTAQVVSYAATLSVANPGQQLRPGMTATADIVTTARNNVLLVPSAALRFKPADPSTAGAAGGGGGIAGAIVPSRPRRGGSGGGGGGGGTGAGRSATIGRGGHQTVYVKDEAGQPKAVSVVTGDTNGSVTEVTGGDLKPGMEVITGQLSGNTATGGGQRRRSGGGAGGGSRGQRSGG from the coding sequence ATGGCCGAAAGCAACATCGACGATTTCCTGGGCACCAAGCCCGTGCCGGCATGGCGGCGCTACCTGAAATGGGTGCTGGTGGCGATCGGCGTCATTTTGCTGCTGCTTGCCGGCAAGAGCTATTTCGCCGGCACGAAGGCAGTGCAATATTCGACCGAGAATGTCGCCCGCGGATCGTTCCAGGTGACTGTCTCCGCCACCGGCAAGCTCGCCCCGACCAACCAGGTCGAGGTCGGATCGGAATTGTCAGGTCTGGTCACCAAGGTGGTGGTCGACGTCAACGATCGCGTCACGGCGGGCCAGCCGCTGGCGCTGGTCGATCCATCGCGGTTCCAGGATACGGTCAACCAGAGCAAGGCGGCGCTCGCCGCCAACCAGGCTGCGGTCGCGCAGGCACAAGCGACGCTGTCGCAATCCAATGCCACGCTGGCGCGCTTCCGGGAGGTCAGTCGGTTGTCGAACGGCCGCGTGCCGGCAAAGACCGAACTGGACCAGGCCGTGGCCGAACAGGCGCGCTCGGTCGCCAATTTGCGCGCGGCCGAGGCGAACGTGCAAGCGGCGCGCGCGACGCTGTCGTCCAATGCCACGCAGTTGGTGAAGACGGTGATCCGCTCGCCCGTCAACGGCGTGGTGCTGGCGCGGCAGATCGAGCCGGGACAGACGGTCGCCGCCTCGTTCAGCACGCCGACCCTGTTCGTCATTGCCGAGGATCTGTCGGCGATGAAGCTGGAAGTGGCGATCGACGAAGCCGATGTCGGCTCGGTCAAGCAGGGGCAGAGCGCCAGCTTCACGGTCGATGCATTCCCGGGCAAGACCTTTCCGGCGCAGATCACGCGCGTCGATCTCGGATCTAACCTGAGTGCGCAAAGCAGCACGGCGGCATCCACGGCCACGACAGCACAGGTCGTATCCTATGCGGCAACGCTCAGCGTCGCCAATCCAGGACAGCAGTTGCGCCCGGGCATGACTGCCACTGCCGACATCGTGACCACTGCCAGGAACAATGTGCTGCTGGTGCCGAGTGCGGCGTTGCGCTTCAAGCCGGCCGATCCCAGCACGGCCGGCGCAGCAGGTGGCGGCGGGGGCATCGCCGGGGCTATCGTACCCAGCCGACCGCGGCGTGGCGGCAGCGGTGGCGGCGGCGGCGGCGGTGGCACTGGCGCCGGGCGGAGCGCGACGATTGGCCGGGGCGGGCACCAGACCGTCTACGTCAAGGACGAGGCCGGTCAGCCCAAGGCGGTGAGCGTCGTCACCGGCGACACCAACGGATCGGTCACCGAAGTGACCGGCGGCGACCTGAAGCCCGGCATGGAGGTGATCACTGGGCAATTGTCCGGGAACACGGCCACGGGCGGTGGCCAGCGGCGGCGTTCGGGCGGCGGTGCTGGTGGCGGTAGTAGAGGCCAGCGCAGTGGCGGTTGA
- a CDS encoding efflux transporter outer membrane subunit, translated as MVRSRFLLALSASLPIAACSVGPDYRPASPSALGAPERYSVAADAAPAADLTAWWTNFDDPLLARIVERARAGNLDIVQAAARLRQAREGLIQSRANLLPTISGSGGYTRSFDLAGASTVTLPDGTITTISRGADDSFSIGGDVSYQVGLFGEIRRTVEASRAQYAAAGYDLATIQLSAQAEAARNYVLARLYQQQLANARSSLAIQDDNLEIAGFRVQAGLVSSLDSEQARAQRAQTAATIPTIEQNYNAAVSRIGVLTGQAPGALKAELQAVRPIPRGPARVAVGVPADTLRNRPDVRAAERNLASATAQIGVAKAALYPALAISGSISTDATAVGGLFDQIAGRLFAGLTQAIFNGGRLRSQVRVNEAAADASFAAYRGTVLTGLEDVENAVVALDASQRRAREFAIALDAANNSAILSRSQYRAGLTDFTTLNTTESSLLSARNGLSQAQADQAQALIQLYLALGGGWDAAAGAPQAPQG; from the coding sequence ATGGTACGGTCACGCTTCCTCCTTGCGCTGAGCGCTTCGCTGCCGATCGCGGCGTGCAGTGTCGGGCCGGATTATCGCCCCGCATCGCCGTCCGCGCTGGGGGCGCCCGAGCGCTATTCGGTGGCGGCCGATGCTGCTCCGGCTGCTGATCTCACGGCATGGTGGACCAATTTCGACGATCCGCTGCTGGCGCGGATCGTCGAGCGCGCACGCGCCGGCAATCTCGACATCGTACAAGCCGCGGCGCGGCTGCGTCAAGCGCGTGAGGGTCTGATCCAGTCACGCGCCAACCTGTTGCCGACGATCAGCGGCTCGGGCGGCTATACCCGCTCGTTCGACCTGGCAGGCGCGAGCACGGTCACGCTGCCCGATGGCACGATCACCACGATCTCGCGCGGCGCCGACGATAGCTTCTCGATCGGCGGCGACGTATCTTACCAAGTGGGCTTGTTCGGCGAGATACGTCGCACGGTGGAGGCGAGCCGCGCGCAATATGCCGCCGCCGGCTATGATCTCGCGACCATACAATTGTCCGCACAGGCGGAGGCGGCGCGCAACTATGTGCTGGCCCGGCTGTACCAGCAGCAATTGGCCAATGCGCGGAGCTCGCTCGCCATTCAGGACGACAATCTGGAAATTGCCGGCTTCCGCGTGCAGGCGGGTCTCGTCTCCTCGCTCGACAGCGAACAGGCCCGCGCGCAGCGCGCGCAGACCGCAGCGACGATTCCGACGATCGAGCAGAACTATAATGCCGCGGTGTCGCGGATCGGCGTGCTGACGGGACAGGCTCCCGGTGCGCTCAAAGCCGAGCTTCAGGCGGTGCGGCCGATCCCACGGGGGCCGGCGCGCGTGGCGGTCGGCGTTCCCGCCGATACGCTGCGCAACAGGCCGGACGTGCGCGCGGCCGAGCGCAACCTGGCATCGGCGACGGCGCAGATCGGTGTGGCCAAGGCCGCGCTGTATCCCGCGCTGGCGATCAGCGGATCGATTAGCACGGATGCGACCGCGGTCGGCGGCTTGTTCGATCAGATTGCCGGGCGGCTGTTCGCCGGCCTGACGCAGGCGATCTTCAATGGCGGGCGGCTGCGCTCCCAGGTGCGCGTCAACGAGGCGGCGGCGGATGCCTCGTTCGCGGCGTATCGCGGCACCGTGCTGACGGGGCTTGAGGATGTCGAGAACGCGGTCGTCGCACTGGATGCATCACAGCGCCGCGCGCGCGAATTCGCCATTGCCCTGGATGCGGCGAACAATTCCGCGATCCTGTCGCGCAGCCAATATCGTGCCGGTCTGACCGATTTCACGACGCTCAACACGACCGAAAGCAGTTTGCTCTCGGCGCGCAACGGCCTGTCCCAGGCGCAGGCCGATCAGGCGCAGGCGTTGATCCAGCTTTATCTCGCATTGGGCGGCGGCTGGGATGCCGCGGCTGGTGCGCCGCAAGCCCCGCAGGGATGA